Proteins encoded together in one Gammaproteobacteria bacterium window:
- the gmhA gene encoding Phosphoheptose isomerase yields the protein MNNLPNFFQKEISKTIDVFITLRENVELIEKIRAITKQVCSALHNGNKILLAGNGGSAADAQHIAGELVNRFNYDRPGLRAFALTVDTSVLTAIGNDYGYEKIFVRQLRAVGVKGDIFWAYSTSGRSPNILLAMEAARELGLFVIGFTGLHGWERSGLCDISIEIPSTETPKIQEGHLLLGHIICGLVEAMMFPRT from the coding sequence ATGAACAATTTACCGAACTTTTTTCAAAAAGAGATTAGCAAAACCATCGACGTTTTTATTACGCTTCGGGAAAACGTTGAACTCATCGAAAAAATTCGTGCCATCACGAAGCAGGTTTGCTCCGCGCTCCACAATGGGAACAAAATATTGCTGGCAGGTAATGGCGGCAGCGCAGCGGATGCCCAGCACATTGCGGGAGAATTGGTGAATCGTTTCAATTACGATCGGCCAGGTTTGCGTGCCTTCGCCTTAACTGTCGACACATCGGTGCTTACCGCGATTGGCAATGATTATGGATATGAAAAAATTTTTGTCAGACAACTTCGTGCGGTTGGTGTGAAAGGCGATATATTTTGGGCATACTCAACTTCTGGACGTTCCCCAAACATTCTCTTGGCAATGGAGGCGGCACGAGAGCTTGGGTTGTTCGTGATTGGCTTTACCGGATTACATGGATGGGAAAGGTCCGGGTTATGCGATATTTCAATTGAAATTCCTTCTACTGAAACGCCGAAGATCCAGGAAGGGCATTTGCTCCTGGGCCATATCATTTGCGGATTGGTTGAAGCCATGATGTTTCCTCGGACTTAA
- a CDS encoding hypothetical protein (Evidence 5 : Unknown function), translated as MQKTITVKVQAENLSALALFTHVATQFWFNILNLMTDRFVLPPKGYIILKFSSDFIPSIFYTIKKHTL; from the coding sequence ATGCAAAAAACGATTACGGTTAAAGTTCAGGCAGAGAACCTTTCGGCTCTCGCTCTTTTCACCCATGTTGCAACGCAGTTTTGGTTCAATATCTTGAATCTTATGACAGATCGTTTCGTCCTGCCACCCAAGGGTTATATAATACTAAAGTTTAGCTCTGATTTTATTCCATCTATTTTTTATACCATAAAAAAACATACCCTATAA
- a CDS encoding hypothetical protein (Evidence 5 : Unknown function), which produces MRSLRTIWFPVLIGIVFLTEGCAATIGQENGRFSTEHIEQLVAPIALYPDALLAQVLIAATYPLEVIQVARWARQHPDLSEKKRQAALAEEPWDPSVKSLTAFPGVLERMEAELTWMENLGNAFLGQQDEVMDAVQRLRTRAQAAGYLENTPQQKIVTRDRVIFIEPAQPEVIYVPTYNPTLVFGDWRYQTIYYPNFQIAAYPQSRNNSNAGLITFGVGMLVGGILFSQFDWHHRYVTVNHQRHYFDHRDQYYFPHNESNAPIQWQHDPFHRHNVRYHTPILERYYSQEHNQPDFSSAGFKERYTRRHPAVPNLNREERNNHGRRSLLQHFDHPATENSSSITTVDIKPDRDGRSIFRRKISRPVRDSGSIQENNAILPERLESRRFGRPMIGNSSNPGRNNENFLRYQPATSGFNIPESRHSTTEKVKPRPSLESSRSFSRSRFGRKNHDAGNFSIGE; this is translated from the coding sequence ATGAGAAGTCTCCGAACAATTTGGTTTCCCGTTCTGATCGGGATTGTCTTTCTAACTGAGGGCTGCGCTGCCACCATCGGGCAGGAAAATGGGCGTTTTTCGACTGAACATATCGAACAACTAGTTGCTCCCATCGCTCTTTATCCCGATGCATTGCTGGCTCAAGTATTGATAGCGGCAACCTATCCGCTTGAGGTTATTCAGGTAGCGCGCTGGGCACGACAGCACCCGGATTTGTCGGAAAAAAAACGGCAAGCTGCCTTAGCGGAAGAGCCGTGGGATCCCAGTGTAAAATCATTGACCGCTTTTCCAGGTGTACTTGAACGCATGGAAGCAGAATTAACCTGGATGGAAAATTTGGGCAATGCCTTTCTTGGTCAACAGGATGAAGTCATGGATGCTGTCCAGCGTCTACGAACCCGTGCGCAGGCCGCAGGTTACCTGGAAAATACTCCTCAGCAAAAAATCGTGACGAGAGATAGGGTGATTTTTATCGAGCCAGCCCAGCCAGAGGTGATTTACGTACCAACTTATAATCCTACTTTGGTTTTCGGTGATTGGCGTTACCAAACGATTTACTATCCCAATTTTCAAATTGCCGCCTATCCACAATCAAGAAATAATTCAAATGCCGGATTGATTACATTCGGGGTCGGGATGTTGGTTGGCGGTATTCTTTTTAGTCAGTTTGACTGGCATCATCGTTATGTTACGGTTAATCATCAACGGCATTATTTTGACCACCGGGATCAATACTATTTTCCACACAATGAAAGCAATGCTCCCATTCAATGGCAGCATGATCCCTTTCATCGGCACAATGTCCGTTATCATACTCCTATATTAGAGCGTTATTATTCCCAAGAGCATAATCAGCCTGATTTTTCTTCCGCAGGGTTCAAGGAAAGATACACCCGCCGCCATCCTGCGGTTCCCAATCTAAACCGAGAAGAAAGAAATAATCATGGACGGCGCTCGTTGTTGCAGCACTTTGATCACCCTGCAACGGAAAATTCATCATCGATCACGACTGTAGATATAAAGCCAGATCGTGATGGAAGGAGCATTTTCCGGCGCAAGATTTCTCGCCCCGTGAGGGATTCAGGTTCAATTCAAGAAAATAATGCAATCTTGCCCGAGCGTCTCGAATCAAGGCGTTTTGGACGCCCGATGATAGGGAATTCATCAAATCCGGGTCGTAATAATGAAAATTTCTTGCGTTATCAACCAGCGACCTCTGGTTTTAACATACCCGAATCACGTCATTCTACAACTGAAAAAGTGAAACCACGGCCTTCCCTCGAATCATCACGATCCTTTTCTCGTTCGCGCTTCGGGAGAAAAAATCATGATGCAGGTAATTTTTCGATTGGTGAATGA
- a CDS encoding CBS domain protein, with the protein MYINDILMEKGNEVHSVDSRQQVRDAVMIMAKHDVGAVVVMEENQIKGILTKRDILSSLNQKGNVTVDYQVIDLMSNNVITCIPDDSTEHALHVMNRHQIRYLLVIEEGKLCGIVSMGDVMRASINAYQFENRLLKRYIQTWPDENRGGGLKLVVNNKFRPSTENSGAIA; encoded by the coding sequence ATGTATATTAATGACATACTTATGGAAAAAGGAAATGAGGTTCACTCTGTAGACTCTCGACAACAAGTACGTGATGCCGTGATGATAATGGCCAAACACGATGTGGGTGCAGTGGTAGTGATGGAAGAAAATCAAATAAAAGGTATCCTGACTAAGCGTGACATCCTTTCCTCACTTAATCAAAAGGGTAATGTTACCGTTGATTATCAAGTGATAGATCTAATGTCGAATAATGTAATTACCTGCATCCCCGATGATAGTACTGAACACGCCCTGCATGTGATGAATCGTCACCAAATTCGTTATTTATTAGTCATTGAGGAAGGTAAGCTATGCGGGATAGTATCCATGGGAGACGTAATGCGGGCCTCAATTAATGCCTATCAATTCGAGAACCGACTTTTGAAACGCTATATACAGACTTGGCCGGACGAGAATCGTGGGGGAGGTCTCAAGCTTGTTGTAAATAACAAATTTCGCCCGTCCACGGAAAATTCTGGAGCAATTGCGTAA